Within the Sarcophilus harrisii chromosome 2, mSarHar1.11, whole genome shotgun sequence genome, the region ggtatattatcctggggatgattttctgtagtctttttgctaatatcttatttaagattttagcatcaatattcattagggagattggtctataattttctttctctattttcaacctacctggtttaggtatcagtaccatgtctgtgtcataaaaggaatttggtaggactccttcattccctattttttcaaatactttacaaagcattgggactaattgttcttttaatgtttggtagaattcacatgtaaatccatctggtcctggggatttttttttagggaggtgattaattgcctgttctatttctttttctgaaatgggactatttaagcaatttatttcctcctctgataatctgggaagcctctatttttggaggtagtcattcattttgcttaggttatcaaatttattggcataaagttgggcaaagtaaccccttattatttctttaatttcctctttatttgtggaaagttctcctttttcatttttaagactactaatttgattttcctctctcctttttctaatcagatttatcaaaggtttatgaattttattagttttttcgtaaaactaattcttagttttatttattagttcaatagtttttttttactttcaatattattaatttctccttttaattttagaatgtcaagtttagtaattgattggggtttttaatttggtctttttctagctttttaagttgcaagtccaattcattgatcttctctttctctattttgttcaagtaagcctctaaggatataaaatttccccttattaccgctctggctgcatcccacaaattttggtatgatgtctcaccgttgtcattatcttgagtgaaattattaattgtgtctataatttgctgcttcacccaatcattctttaagatgagattatttagtttccaattactttttgaccTATTTACACccaactttttattgaatgtagtttttgttgcattgtgatctgaaaagaaagcatttactatttctgccttcctgcatttaattttgaggtctttatgtcgtaatatatggtcaatttttgtgtaggttccatgaactgctgaaaagaaagtatctccagagatctatcatacctagtttttctaatattctatttacctctttaatttctttcttacttgttttgtgatttgatttatctaaatctgagagtgcaagattgagatctcccactattatagttttactgtctatttcttctcacaactctcttaacttctcctttaggaaattagatgctataccacttggtgcatatatgtttaatattgatattgcttcattgtctatattaccctttagcaagatatagtttccttccttatctcttttaattaggtcaatttttgcttttacttgatctgagataaggatggctacctctgcttttttgacttcacctgaagcataatagattctgctccagccttttacatttactctgtatgtatctccctgttttagatgtgtttcctgtaaacaacatattgtagggttctgacttttgatccagtctgctatctacctcCTCTTCATGGggtagttcatcccattcacatttacggttactaattctgtatttcctgccatcctaatatccccagattatgctttcctttttcttgccctcctccccccccttccttagtattaaacttattggtcccatttgagtcacctagctgtctttctttagtatccctccctcttccctttgaatcccttccccttttttgtacccttcccttattactctttttccttttcccttttcctctcccactttttaatgaggtgagagaagattctctgtaaaacaaatatgtcaattatttcctctttgagccaactctaatgagagtaagattcgcacaaggttcctccccctctctaagttccctcagatatgataggtttcctttgcctcatcgtcgcatgtagtttccctctttttatctccccttttccctttttctgacattatctcctttccttttttatgctatatcagtaaaatcaaattatacatgtagtttttatgtatatccacaacagaaatacagttctcaagagttccttttacctttttctacttgtcttgagtcctgttgttggagatcaaattttttgtttaagtctggttttttctttagaaacagatggaaatcctctgtttcattaaatgtctatcttcttccatggaaaaaaaaatgctcagcttagctgggtagtttattcttgactccattccaagttcttttgcccttcggaatatcaaattccaggcccttcgatcctttaatgttgaggcagccagatcttgtgtgaccttTATTGTGGCACTTTGGTATTTGAACtcttttttcctggctgcttgtagaattttttctttagcctgaaaattctgaagtttggccacaatattccttggagtctttattttagggtctttttcagaaggtgtttgatggattctttcaatgcctattttaccttctggttctattacttctgggcagttctctttaatgatttcctgtaaaatagtatctaggctctttttttcatcataattttcgggtagtccagtgatcctcaggttatctctcctagatctattttccaggtctgttgtttttccaagtaaatattggacatttttttccaatctttcattttttttttttggttttgcttgactgattcttcctgtctcaaggaatcagtcatttctatttgttcagttctgatttttagtgagttattttcttcattagctttttttttttactttttgtatatgtccaattgaatttttaaatgagttgttttgcattatgaaatttttttccatttcactattttttttagtgagttattttctttctccaattcacaaattctgtttccttgcaCATCttggagttttttaccttttccaattcacatttcaggaagttgttttctttttccactttatcaaatttttcttttatggagttatatgtcttttctgtactctcttgcatagcttctctttccttttcccatttttcttctagttctcttttaaggtttttaatagtctcttctaggagagccttttgtattggggaccaacaattgtctggagactgtctgctattagtctcttcaggattgaaaagctgttctttttctgagtagaaactatcaattgtccttttgattttcttacccattttgttaaagcctgtagggtctgccttcaaagCCAGGAGGttgccagcttcctctgcagagcagtgagaggtgtatagatgggtagctgtcctgctagctggctgcaaaaagcagctaggtactggagtgctctgggaaagagttccccacccagaagtaactcaggcctgaggACAGAGTTGGGAAAGTGCTACAGAGAACTCTCAGGCACTGAGAggttcactatcccaagccaaatccatCCCTGgggctgtgagtattagcagttgagcagtgaatggatttgcagggaccagaagtgtctctgccccggaaagcagtcctgttggggaagttctattgccccaggctgagccccccactgtgctgattagaggctgcccaggctgtgccccccctGTCGTGCGGGTTTGTAAttgcccccacaaaagccctgaactgcaggatgtggctgcaaggctgtgtttcagtctgcctgagtcacttccaggtttgagtagctacagccagatcttattaggttctggcgtttttagagtaccctctgttttaggctttaatttctctgccagtttactgctttgtaatcaaggtagagcagttagcctatagcagagtggtctctataacttctctagccacagagatcacctccacccctggtctgctcacaacgctagtctctcactgcctgtgctagtctgttcctggccccttaggacaaacctttcctggtgatcttccagattgacttcagctggtaagttgtatgcttctgatcttaatgaatttaagcagtgaagagctatttctgagactggataaaatagttgattatgagagaatgagaggagcttagaaagtcccgtgtgccttctccaccatcttggctctccaACAATTTTACTCTTAGTGACACTTTTCAGCAATACTCAATCCATATgaaataattgcttttatttcaaCTAATGATTTTATTGGTGTATTAAGCTAGGTCTATTAAGTTCCTCCAGTGTTGCATAGAGAgttaataataacataaataatttaaaagaaaataaatttaaaaagtgaattcaagacttttattcagtcttttccttcagtaaaatttcatgtaatttttctgtttcttcacttGTCTTCACTTCACTTATTGGGATGGTAGCATCCTTTTCATTGATTGTTAGATTTCGAATACACCTATGTTTCTATACAACATTATTGCATTTTGGGTAGACCCCAAACATTCTAGAATATTGCCTAAATTGGTGAGTAACCACACCAGaagttttttcttctcattttctagaGGTTTCAAATGCAAGGTGCCTGTTCCCTttctattacattaatttttttggcGATAAAAACAATTTGTACTTCATTGAGCAAAAGATACCTTTTATTTCTGAAACTGATCCTTTAAGTGGGTCCTAATTCTCTTCTTTgcttttacatttaatatttgatcctTCTATTTGGCCCTTAAGAATTTAGGGGTGAGATAAATAAGTGCATCTCAACCTCTGCCAAACACATCCAAGTTTtttagagagaggaagaaatttgtcaGTGTTCCAGTGTTTTTTAACTTTTGGGGCAGCAGAAAAGGAAGCAAATGAGAGTTGTGCTTCATTTGTGGATGAGATGAAATTTCCaaacaagaatataaaattaattttaaaaaacacattaaattTTTCCTCTGATTGAGGGGAGAGTTGAAGGCctttttctcataaaaattttttttggaattaaaaatgtTACACACATCACATTTAAACATATGACCCATTTTTATAATtcacaaatttaaaaagtaaaaggacattacagtaaaatggataatattaAGTCACAAAGTAACAGTATAGAAAGACATTATCATGCTAAAACATCTTTAATTGGAGTCCAATACACATAAAGGAGAGATATATTCTATGATATGTATGatcctttaaatttaatctatcATTTTGATTACCCTCATTACACACTAACATACAAATTATGTTCCCATTAGTTTAGAAATTGAATTAcagactttaaaaaaacttttgtaggGCATAtgtgagaaaatatgaaatagaattttacTTCACTTTGATTCttgaaaaaagttatatttaccAATTTAGGTTTGGTTCCTAAATTGAGAAGTAAACCTATAGCATTATCTTACAGAGATCTATAGATACAAATCTCTACTATGTCCTCTTTCATTGTAATTTCAGATTAGGTAATGAATGGGTTTCACAATGACATTTCATGTCTTGTGAGGAATCATTTTGGTCACCAGAACTTTCCTCAGAGCAGCTTTCATATCCTTGTTTCGAAGACTGTAGATCAACGGGTTGATGAGTGGAGTGATAACTGAATAAAACAGTGTCACAACTTTCTGGAATTCTACTGACTGCTCTGATCCAGGCAGCACATATATCATGACAACAGAACCAAAGAATAAGATGACTACAGCTAGATGTGAAGCACAAGTAGAGAATGCTTTATGTTTTCCATCAGCAGAGGGAATCCTCAgcacagaaataatgaccaagGCATAGGAGATGAGCACAAAAAGAAAAGTACCAACCATAAAAATAGTGTTGAAAGTAGAGTAAATGAACTTTGTGATATAGGATTTGGAACATGAAAGGGCCATCAGTGGGACAGGATCACATATGAAATGATCAATAATGTTTGGGCCACAATAGGACAACTGTGAGATGAGAGCAACTGGTATTACAAAAACGATTAAACCACATGACCAGCCAAAGATCACCAAGCCAGTGCAGAGATGGGTAGTCATGATGGTTGGGTAATGCAGTGGACGACAGATAGCAAGGTATCTATCAAATGCCATGATGCAAAGATAGAAACCTTCATCACAgccaaaggagaagaagaaataaaattggaCAAAACAGCCAACAAAGGAAATAATCTTGGTCTCAGAAAGGAAATTGGCTAACATGTTGGGAACAGTTGTGGTGACATAGCAAATTTCCAGGAAGGAGAAATTCCCCAGGAGTATGTACATGGGTGTCTGGAGGTGTCGATCCCAGTGCACAGCACAGACAATAGCTGCATTTCCCATTAAGGTCAGGATATAAGTCACTGAGAACACCACAAAATAGATCTTCTGAATCTTCTGACTGGAGAT harbors:
- the LOC100927378 gene encoding olfactory receptor 11G2-like, which gives rise to MVNSVSHFILLGFISSQKIQKIYFVVFSVTYILTLMGNAAIVCAVHWDRHLQTPMYILLGNFSFLEICYVTTTVPNMLANFLSETKIISFVGCFVQFYFFFSFGCDEGFYLCIMAFDRYLAICRPLHYPTIMTTHLCTGLVIFGWSCGLIVFVIPVALISQLSYCGPNIIDHFICDPVPLMALSCSKSYITKFIYSTFNTIFMVGTFLFVLISYALVIISVLRIPSADGKHKAFSTCASHLAVVILFFGSVVMIYVLPGSEQSVEFQKVVTLFYSVITPLINPLIYSLRNKDMKAALRKVLVTKMIPHKT